In a genomic window of Helianthus annuus cultivar XRQ/B chromosome 10, HanXRQr2.0-SUNRISE, whole genome shotgun sequence:
- the LOC110883944 gene encoding uncharacterized protein LOC110883944 has translation MFDPLKMAEIEKMQHTTGAGDETRGREDTRKGERKTREMSKDLVASLDKRIEDVEISMAEYNNNVDALRAEFDTFKEHVTKSLQQLESLSSDIDETKDTFKAAIAILRNEMKEMLMNEFGQLKTNVEKELASCHDSFKQMQTDLNILKQAVANGAGGTSNIVPKKVKVPQPTPFTGKREARAVDDFIWEIQQYFEGIDITDDAKKIKTAQLYLKDTAALWWRRKQKEIEQGTRFITTWADFTKEIKRQFYLENAEYEERIRLRNLKQRGTVKDYISEFLKHLSLKFRISRPKTHLHTLSMAYNIGRKTKSNIVTFKTYHRPSLLPNLYMIVLKHDQSPHKWKPIMQKVGEPDPSTNSEKKTPGNHSN, from the coding sequence atgttCGATCCATTGAAGATGGCTGAAATAGAAAAGATGCAACATACAACGGGTGCCGGAGACGAAACACGTGGACGTGAAGACACTCGAAAAGGTGAAAGGAAGACCCGAGAAATGTCCAAAGACTTGGTTGCAAGTCTGGATAAACGAATTGAAGACGTTGAAATATCGATGGCTGAATACAACAACAATGTTGATGCTCTAAGGGCTGAATTCGACACCTTCAAGGAACACGTCACTAAATCACTACAACAATTAGAATCTTTGAGTAGTGATATCGACGAGACGAAGGATACCTTCAAAGCCGCTATTGCAATATTGCGGAATGAAATGAAAGAAATGTTGATGAACGAGTTTGGTCAACTCAAAACCAACGTAGAGAAGGAGCTTGCAAGCTGCCATGATAGCTTCAAACAAATGCAAACGGACTTAAACATCCTCAAGCAAGCTGTTGCAAACGGAGCCGGCGGCACAAGCAACATTGTTCCCAAAAAAGTGAAAGTCCCGCAACCAACTCCATTCACTGGAAAGCGAGAAGCACGAGCGGTAGACGACTTCATTTGGGAAATTCAACAGTACTTTGAAGGCATAGACATCACGGATGATGCTAAAAAGATCAAGACGGCGCAACTATACTTAAAAGACACAGCTGCATTATGGTGGCGAcgaaaacaaaaagaaatcgaGCAAGGTACGCGCTTCATCACTACTTGGGCAGATTTCACTAAAGAAATCAAAAGGCAATTTTATCTGGAAAATGCTGAGTACGAAGAGAGAATTCGACTTCGTAATCTCAAGCAACGGGGCACTGTCAAAGATTACATAAGTGAATTTTTAAAACACTTAAGCTTGAAATTCCGGATATCTCGCCCAAAGACTCACTTGCATACTTTATCGATGGCTTACAATATTGGGCGAAAAACGAAGTCGAACATCGTAACGTTCAAAACTTATCATAGGCCATCATTGCTGCCGAATCTTTACATGATCGTACTGAAACACGATCAAAGTCCACACAAGTGGAAACCAATAATGCAAAAGGTGGGGGAGCCAGACCCATCAACGAATTCCGAAAAGAAGACACCCGGAAACCACTCCAACTAG